The nucleotide window attatttttacttcaatttatcattataaattttgtaaatcatcatcaacccaataaAAAATGATCACACTACACGAGATCATGTGATTTACGAAAACTCCATGTATAAACAAAAAACTTACTCTCACCTCCCCCCTTCATTTCTCCATGGAAGCTCAAAAAAGActaattttctctcttctttaTCTGACCACTCTTCTTCCATTCTCAATTCTCGGTCTTCGAACTCTCCCTCCAGATTCAAACCCTTGCAATCTAAAAACCCTACCAGATCCACACTCTTTACGATCCGATCAATTAACGGTCCTCATAAACGGGTATTCGGACTCCAGAATCTCTCTCTTAACCACAATTGCCGGATCCTACGCTGCTTCACCATTAGTCGCATCTGTCGTCGTTCTTTGGGGGAACCCATTAACGCCGATAGAAACCCTAAATTCCCTCTCGTTAAATTTGTCACTCCTCTACTCCTCAGGTGCACCTGTTATTCTGTACCGTCAACAATCCAATAGTTTAAATTCAAGGTTTCTCCCTCGCCGTTGGATCAAGACACGTGGAGTTCTCATATGCGACGATGATGTTGAGGTAGACCGTAAATCTATAGAGTTTAGTTTCAGAATTTGGCAGGTTAATCAGGACCGTTTGATTGGATTATTCGGAAGATCGCACGGTTTAGATTTAAAGCGGAAAGAGTGGATCTACACCGTTCATCAGGATAAATATTCTATTGTGTTGaccaaatttatgattttaaatgtGGAGTATTTGTATTTATATAGTTGTGGTAGTGATggattggaaaaaaaatttatggaaTTGAGGGGTATTGTTGATAATATGCATAATTGTGAGgatattttgatgaattttgtGATTTCCGATGTGGTCGGGCGAGGCCCGATTCTTGTCGGGGCTGGCCGGGTTCGAGATTGGGGCGATGCAAGGAATGAAGTAGGGATTgggaagagagaaaaagaagtGAATGTTGGATTGAGTAGTATAAAAAGAGGGCTTGGAGAGCATAGAAAGAAAAGGGGGGAGTGTATAAGAGAATTTCATAGGGTTTTGGGTAGAATGCCATTGAGGTATAGTTATGGGAAGGTAGTTAAATCGGTTAGTGAACAAGGGTTATGTGacaaaaatggaaagttagttccTTGTGATCAACAAATTCTTGAATAAATTGAGTATAATAAAGTATAGTTAGCATCAAAGTAAAAGTAAATTAATGTATTCACGTTAGCTTTTTAAGTTAGTTCgagaattttaatatttttttttatacagTATTATGATAAGTGAATTTATAAGGACAATTAAAATAGTTATGTATTTTTGTGTTTGTATTATGATTAAAAAGAATGTTCTCAAGTGTTAAGAGGTGAAATTCAAAGAAGAAATTATTGACAAAGAAATTTGTAGTGTATAACACGTTTTATGTTATGTGTTTTTTTGATGGAAAAATATATAGACGTTTTGTAAATTaagaatttttcaaaatatcaaCTGATGATACAAGTTATGTCAtgttttagtaataataatacattcacccttcaaaaaaaaagtaataatagatTCTTCTCGAATATGAGGGATATGAGGGTATTTGATAAGTGAATTTGGCGGGTATATTTAATTAGTTCAACCAACTAGTAGTATTAGTAGTTTTAATTAATGTTAAATCCACTAGTGTTAACAAAAGTTATGTCTCCACTAATTATTAATAGTAGTGTTTTGACTTACAtaacatattttttatattatagagTAGGCTGAGAAAAGATGAAAATTACttaagaattaaatttaagaccTTATATGAAAAAGTGATATTTATCGTAATAAGACGAAACTTGAGTCTTACATATTTCTTAGATAACCCTCATTCATCAAAGGCTAACAAAAGCATTGAGttttaataaatatagaaagtgttttcattttttattgtataagTTTCTTCAAGATACTACTAtagatattttttaatataaaattgtgatgtacttaattaatttgattacaGACATTTTTTGGACAAGTTAATTGTCAGATAAGTTGCACGATAAATCAAGCTCGATTCAAATTTattgtcatttagagcgtagATCAtcgaaaattaaattaaataacttaATTTGATAATATCCCAAGATTGCAAAGTTTGAGTTTTTAGCAAAAAGTAGTGTTTATGGATTGTGAAACAA belongs to Amaranthus tricolor cultivar Red isolate AtriRed21 chromosome 17, ASM2621246v1, whole genome shotgun sequence and includes:
- the LOC130804185 gene encoding glycosyltransferase family protein 64 C3 produces the protein MEAQKRLIFSLLYLTTLLPFSILGLRTLPPDSNPCNLKTLPDPHSLRSDQLTVLINGYSDSRISLLTTIAGSYAASPLVASVVVLWGNPLTPIETLNSLSLNLSLLYSSGAPVILYRQQSNSLNSRFLPRRWIKTRGVLICDDDVEVDRKSIEFSFRIWQVNQDRLIGLFGRSHGLDLKRKEWIYTVHQDKYSIVLTKFMILNVEYLYLYSCGSDGLEKKFMELRGIVDNMHNCEDILMNFVISDVVGRGPILVGAGRVRDWGDARNEVGIGKREKEVNVGLSSIKRGLGEHRKKRGECIREFHRVLGRMPLRYSYGKVVKSVSEQGLCDKNGKLVPCDQQILE